One genomic region from Amycolatopsis sp. FBCC-B4732 encodes:
- a CDS encoding glycosyltransferase → MSRERRPILFVSSPDSGLVNSLLVLAAELSRRGVPDVYFATFDNRRAEVEAIGADGSGSRIAFRSLGAPIPELSSGEWDDETYHAVTQKSRWKAHKALMRHTFDTRFRDQAYRALTEIVREVEPAAMVIDSLLHAGFELAVTQQIPHVVSVPFSVSNHLTKLPPGFPVPHSGLPLEMTAGQRLANAWFGFRRKALYFTDSLLRKRVVEYVKSNKELGVSRLAAKYTSRIDEAALVLVYSLAELEYPVDIPAHFRMLGAIVPPLPELPDEQDVKGWLDRHESVVYIGFGTVVRMSEAEIKGLVEVARRLEGKHAVLWRLPAQSWHLLPPSDELPSNLRAEKWLPSQLDVLAHPHVRAHFTHGGGNGYIESLYFGKPLLLRPLFVDGYDQAVRARDTGVGLVVESSHGIDVDDVAAKLTEVLENPSFTQRAREMGRLQHEPGRGREGAVDAVLALAAGTPAATEPAR, encoded by the coding sequence ATGAGCCGAGAACGGCGTCCGATCCTGTTCGTCAGCTCACCCGACAGCGGGCTGGTCAACTCCCTGCTCGTGCTGGCGGCGGAACTCTCCCGGCGCGGGGTCCCCGACGTCTACTTCGCCACCTTCGACAACCGCCGCGCCGAGGTCGAGGCCATCGGGGCCGACGGCTCCGGCAGCCGGATCGCATTCCGGTCGCTCGGGGCGCCGATCCCGGAGCTGTCTTCCGGGGAGTGGGACGACGAGACCTACCACGCGGTCACCCAGAAGTCCCGCTGGAAAGCGCACAAAGCGCTGATGCGCCACACCTTCGACACCCGCTTCCGCGACCAGGCCTACCGCGCGCTCACCGAGATCGTGCGTGAGGTCGAGCCGGCCGCGATGGTGATCGACTCGCTGCTGCACGCCGGGTTCGAGCTGGCCGTGACGCAGCAGATCCCGCACGTCGTGAGCGTGCCGTTCTCGGTGAGCAACCACCTGACGAAGCTGCCGCCGGGCTTCCCCGTCCCGCACTCCGGGCTGCCGCTGGAAATGACCGCCGGGCAGCGCCTGGCGAACGCGTGGTTCGGGTTCCGCCGCAAGGCGCTGTACTTCACCGATTCCCTGCTGCGCAAGCGGGTCGTCGAGTACGTCAAGTCCAACAAGGAGCTCGGCGTCTCGCGGCTCGCCGCCAAGTACACGTCCCGGATCGACGAAGCCGCGCTCGTGCTGGTCTACTCGCTCGCCGAACTCGAGTACCCGGTCGACATCCCGGCGCACTTCCGGATGCTCGGCGCGATCGTGCCGCCGCTGCCGGAACTGCCGGACGAGCAGGACGTCAAGGGCTGGCTCGACCGGCACGAATCGGTCGTCTACATCGGGTTCGGCACGGTCGTGCGGATGAGCGAGGCCGAGATCAAGGGCCTGGTCGAGGTCGCGCGGCGCCTGGAGGGCAAGCACGCCGTGCTCTGGCGGCTGCCGGCCCAGTCGTGGCACCTGCTGCCGCCGTCCGACGAACTGCCGTCGAACCTGCGGGCCGAGAAGTGGCTGCCCTCGCAGCTCGACGTCCTCGCCCACCCGCACGTGCGCGCGCACTTCACCCACGGCGGCGGCAACGGCTACATCGAGAGCCTCTACTTCGGCAAGCCGCTGCTGCTGCGCCCGCTGTTCGTCGACGGCTACGACCAGGCCGTCCGCGCGCGGGACACCGGCGTCGGCCTCGTCGTCGAGTCCTCGCACGGCATCGACGTCGACGACGTCGCCGCGAAGCTGACCGAAGTCCTGGAGAACCCGTCCTTCACCCAGCGGGCGCGGGAAATGGGACGGCTGCAGCACGAGCCGGGCCGCGGGCGCGAGGGTGCCGTCGACGCGGTGCTCGCGCTCGCCGCCGGGACGCCGGCCGCGACCGAGCCGGCCCGGTGA
- a CDS encoding ATP-binding cassette domain-containing protein: MIEAAGLARTFTADGREVAAVRGVDLRVEAGEIVAFLGPNGAGKTTTMRMLTTLLRPTAGTARIAGADLLTEQKRVRRHIGYVAQGGGTVDERKVREELMLQARLYGLNKTDAAERVREVSGQLGLTGLEDRLTSAMSGGQRRRLDLALGMVHLPVVLFLDEPTTGLDPQSRAHLWSHIRRLRDEQGVTVFLSTHYLDEADALADRIQVIDDGVIVAEDTPEALKSRLLGDGVEVTVPPERADHAELLLGGLPGIRGLRREDATLRFQVAQSEEVLSPLVRALDQHDITLVALRVQRPTLDDVFFALTGRGLREPVKEATDAA; the protein is encoded by the coding sequence GTGATCGAGGCCGCGGGCCTGGCCCGCACCTTCACCGCCGACGGCCGGGAGGTCGCCGCGGTCCGCGGGGTCGACCTGCGGGTCGAGGCCGGCGAGATCGTCGCGTTCCTCGGCCCGAACGGCGCCGGCAAGACCACGACCATGCGCATGCTCACGACGTTGCTCCGCCCGACCGCCGGGACCGCCCGGATCGCCGGCGCCGACCTGCTCACCGAGCAGAAGCGCGTGCGGCGGCACATCGGGTACGTCGCCCAGGGCGGCGGCACGGTCGACGAGCGCAAGGTCCGCGAAGAGCTCATGCTGCAGGCCCGGCTCTACGGGCTCAACAAGACCGACGCCGCCGAGCGCGTCCGCGAGGTCTCGGGGCAGCTCGGCCTGACCGGCCTGGAAGACCGGCTGACGTCGGCGATGTCGGGCGGCCAGCGGCGGCGGCTCGACCTGGCGCTGGGCATGGTGCACCTGCCGGTGGTGCTGTTCCTCGACGAGCCGACCACCGGCCTCGACCCGCAGAGCCGCGCCCACCTGTGGAGCCACATCCGGCGGCTGCGCGACGAGCAGGGCGTGACGGTGTTCCTCTCGACGCACTACCTCGACGAGGCCGACGCGCTGGCCGACCGGATCCAGGTGATCGACGACGGCGTGATCGTCGCCGAGGACACCCCGGAGGCGCTCAAGTCCCGCCTGCTCGGCGACGGCGTCGAGGTGACGGTGCCGCCGGAACGCGCGGACCACGCGGAACTGCTGCTCGGCGGCCTGCCCGGGATCCGCGGCCTGCGCCGCGAGGACGCGACCCTGCGGTTCCAGGTCGCGCAGAGCGAAGAGGTGCTCTCGCCGCTGGTGCGGGCCCTCGACCAGCACGACATCACGCTGGTGGCGCTGCGCGTCCAGCGCCCGACGCTCGACGACGTGTTCTTCGCCCTGACCGGCCGGGGCCTGCGCGAGCCCGTCAAGGAGGCGACCGATGCTGCGTGA
- a CDS encoding type I polyketide synthase, which produces MASESQLRDYLKRVTADLHRSRQRVREMEAAAVEPVAVVGIGCRFPGGVATPDQLWDLLDGGTDAIGPLPADRGWSALLAGVDRSTISLGDVDAWRGGFVDGADRFDAGFFRVSPREALAMDPQQRLLLEVSWEALERARIVPASLRGSRTGVFVGTNGQSYGKLLAASGETVEGHAGTGTTAAVLSGRIAYSFGFEGPSATVDTACSSSLVAAHWATQALRSGECSLALAGGVTVMATPEAFAEFSKQGGLAPDGRCKAFADGADGVGWAEGAGILVLERLSDARRHGHPVLALLRGTAVNSDGASSGLTVPHGPSQQRVIHAALAASGLSTDDIDVVEAHGTGTRLGDPIEAQALLATYGRDREHDLLIGSVKSNFGHTQAAAGVAGIIKAVLAIQHGEVPRTLHADRLSSEVDWQAGAVRPVTEAAAWPETGRPRRAAVSSFGVSGTNAHTIIEQAPEPEPAGRGPRAAGPVPWFVSARSEPALRAQAEALLAATTDDAGAADVAWSTAVTRTAFEHRLAVTGPDTASLRDGLRSWLEQGAAANVTTGTASRGETAFLFSGQGAQRIGMGTRLAEAYPVFAEAFAEIAGRLGVVTDDRLDRTEHAQPALFAYEVALFRLLESWGAHPAFLAGHSVGEIAAAHVAGVLSLDDACTLVSARAKLMGALPEGGAMISVRASETDIDAGDVDIAAVNGPESVVLSGPEDAVTAVAARFPGARRLKVSHAFHSRLMDPMLDDFRAVVAKLSFAAPRIPVIAGGDVTDPEYWVRQVRDTVRFGDAVTRLSESGVTRFAELGPSAVLSGLVTGAIPLARKDQDEDAALIAGLAALHVAGGTVDWAAVHPGARPVDLPTYAFQRERYWPTLTPRTGDAAGLGLTPVRHPLLGAALDVAASTETVLTGTVSPATQPWLAGRTSFPGTGFLELALRAARNLGCPELAEFTLTAPLALAPKDVVALQVRVGPPDTDGRRPVDVHSANAALSRESAHQGAALSRESADSGAGWTHHASGVLAAVAGPEPAVLAEGAYLTDVTLDGDAGAFDLHPLLLAEALRACGAEAVSWRGVSLHARGLTRLRLRVAPLGDTTVSLALLDSADRPVFVAAEVGFGSAVTEIEAAPATPVRVPASPVAGDWAALGEADRVRAAEDLVRTTVAAVLGHGDTGAVGTGDPFTDLGFDSMMSVELRNRLTTATALELPATLVFDHPTPAAVARLLLAGLFGDDERAGPARRTRARTDDPVVIVGMSCRYPGGVRSPDDLWTMVANGHDAVGPFPRDRGWDLATLAAGASATTYGGFLDGIDRFDAAFFGISPREALAMDPQQRQVLETSWEALEDAGIDPLGLRATPTGVFVGTNGQDYASVLAGSDADVGAHAGLGNAASAVSGRVSYVLGLEGPSMTVDTACSSSLVALHLAAQALRAGECELALVGGVLVMSSANYFLGTSQQGGLAPDGRCKAFAEAADGTGWAEGVGMLVVERLSDARRNGHEVLAVVRGSAVNSDGASNGITAPNGPSQRRVIRAALADAGLSTSDVDVVEAHGTGTTLGDPIEAQALLATYGQDRETPLLLGSFKSNIGHTQAAAGVGGVIKVVQAMRHGLVPPTLHVDAPSSHVDWTAGSIDLVTEATPWPEVARPRRAGVSAFGVSGTNAHVVLEQAPEAPAPAPEPPAAVVPWVLSARSRTALHAQAARLAGAGSPLAATGLVLATRRAALEHRAVVVGADVEEMRSALAGNLVEGLAQDGGTALLCTGQGSQRPGMGRGLYDRYPVFRAAFDEVRAEFGDELRDVVFGEDAALLDTTGWAQPAIFAVEVALLRLLDEWGVRADHLAGHSIGEIAAAHAAGVLSLTDACTLVAARARLMQDLPGGGAMFALRASAADVEPLLGPDVALAAVNGPSSVVVAGTEAAALAVAERFEKARRLTVSHAFHSPLMEPMLEDFAKVVAGLDLRVPKRSLISAVTGRPERELFATAEYWVDHVRRTVRFGDVVADLAGRGVTRFVEVGPDAVLCGMAAETVDATFVPLLRAGRDEETTIVTALGRLHVDGLAIDWSRFFAGVDARGVRLPAYPFDGERFWPEASVPATPVEPADGFWAALEGTDIPALAAELGADADELARVLPALSAHRKGHVDRTTTDGWRYRVDWQPFAGTAAPRREDWLIAVPASLDGDERVEVLVDVLGADTVRLVVDGPDRAKLAERITALLETFPSPAGVLSLLALDETPAPDTPSVPGGLATTAALVQALGDAGVDAPLWCLTTGAVRTGPGDAAGSLAQAAVWGLGRVAAMEYPGRWGGLIDVPADFEPRALTRLPATLAAAGEEDQIAVRANGALVRRLVPDPTGASTGRLGEVPADGTVLVTGGTGALGGKLAHWLAESGAGHIVLTSRRGPDAPGARELADELTAAGARVTVAACDVSDRDAVRALIESLPAEFPLRGVVHAAGVLDDCVVDAVDPSRFETVLRPKTTAAVNLHELTKDLSLFVLFASIAGTVGGPGQGSYAAANAVLDALAEQRAAAGLPALSVAWGAWGEVGMAADPAIQERMRRSGAAALAPRRALLALGEALRRGDTSVTVADIDWTRYAPGMALMRTTHLLDGVPTARAAIEAAGRAPETAEEPLAEQLAGMPEPERVSTLSKAVRSAAAMILGHASGDAIEPEAKFGLLGFDSLSAVEFRNLLARRTGLNLPQGLVFDHPTPLALAQYLRAELVPADRPAADPLDAELAGLERAMAAGGLDETRRDAVSRRLHRLLDGLRPERTDGEDVLAASDDEMFDLLGKEFGIS; this is translated from the coding sequence ATGGCCAGCGAGAGCCAGCTGCGTGACTACCTCAAGCGCGTCACCGCCGACCTGCACCGGTCGCGTCAGCGCGTGCGGGAGATGGAAGCCGCCGCCGTGGAGCCGGTGGCCGTCGTCGGGATCGGGTGCCGGTTCCCCGGCGGGGTCGCGACGCCGGACCAGCTGTGGGACCTGCTCGACGGCGGCACCGACGCGATCGGCCCGCTGCCCGCCGACCGCGGGTGGTCCGCGCTGCTGGCCGGGGTGGACCGCAGCACGATCAGCCTCGGGGACGTCGACGCGTGGCGCGGCGGCTTCGTCGACGGCGCGGACCGGTTCGACGCCGGCTTCTTCCGCGTCTCGCCGCGCGAGGCCCTCGCGATGGACCCGCAGCAGCGGCTCCTGCTCGAAGTGAGCTGGGAAGCCCTCGAACGCGCCCGGATCGTGCCCGCGAGCCTGCGCGGCAGCCGCACCGGCGTGTTCGTCGGCACCAACGGCCAGAGCTACGGCAAGCTCCTCGCCGCGTCCGGCGAGACCGTCGAGGGCCACGCCGGCACCGGCACCACCGCGGCCGTGCTCTCCGGCCGCATCGCCTACTCCTTCGGCTTCGAGGGCCCGTCGGCCACCGTCGACACCGCGTGTTCGTCCTCTTTGGTCGCCGCGCACTGGGCCACGCAGGCCCTGCGCTCCGGCGAGTGCTCCCTCGCGCTCGCCGGCGGCGTCACGGTCATGGCGACCCCCGAGGCGTTCGCCGAGTTCAGCAAGCAGGGCGGCCTCGCGCCGGACGGGCGCTGCAAGGCGTTCGCCGACGGCGCGGACGGCGTCGGCTGGGCCGAAGGCGCCGGGATCCTCGTCCTGGAAAGGCTTTCCGACGCCCGCCGCCACGGCCACCCCGTCCTCGCCCTCCTCCGCGGTACGGCGGTGAACTCCGACGGCGCCAGCAGCGGCCTGACCGTCCCCCATGGACCTTCGCAGCAGCGGGTGATCCACGCCGCGCTCGCCGCGTCCGGACTGTCCACCGACGACATCGACGTCGTCGAGGCGCACGGCACCGGCACCCGGCTCGGCGACCCGATCGAAGCGCAGGCCCTGCTGGCCACCTACGGCCGCGACCGCGAGCACGACCTGCTGATCGGCTCGGTCAAGTCGAACTTCGGGCATACGCAGGCCGCAGCCGGCGTCGCCGGGATCATCAAGGCCGTCCTGGCCATCCAGCACGGCGAGGTACCGCGCACCCTGCACGCCGACCGGCTTTCGTCCGAAGTGGACTGGCAAGCCGGCGCCGTCCGGCCGGTGACCGAAGCGGCAGCCTGGCCGGAGACCGGCCGCCCGCGTCGCGCCGCCGTGTCGTCGTTCGGGGTCAGCGGCACCAACGCGCACACGATCATCGAGCAGGCCCCCGAACCCGAACCGGCCGGCCGCGGGCCGCGCGCCGCCGGGCCGGTGCCGTGGTTCGTCTCCGCCCGCTCGGAACCCGCGCTGCGCGCCCAGGCCGAAGCACTGCTGGCCGCCACCACCGACGACGCCGGCGCGGCCGACGTCGCCTGGTCGACAGCGGTCACCCGCACGGCCTTCGAACACCGCCTCGCGGTCACCGGGCCGGACACCGCGTCCCTGCGCGACGGTCTGCGTTCCTGGCTCGAGCAGGGCGCCGCCGCGAACGTGACCACCGGGACCGCGTCGCGCGGCGAGACCGCGTTCCTCTTCTCCGGCCAAGGCGCGCAGCGGATCGGGATGGGCACGCGGCTCGCCGAGGCGTACCCGGTCTTCGCCGAGGCGTTCGCGGAGATCGCCGGACGCCTGGGCGTGGTCACCGACGACCGTCTCGATCGGACCGAGCACGCCCAGCCCGCGTTGTTCGCCTACGAAGTCGCCCTGTTCCGGCTGCTGGAATCGTGGGGTGCGCACCCGGCGTTCCTGGCCGGGCACTCGGTCGGGGAGATCGCGGCCGCGCACGTCGCCGGGGTGCTCTCGCTCGACGACGCCTGCACCCTCGTCTCCGCCCGCGCGAAGCTGATGGGCGCGCTGCCCGAAGGCGGCGCGATGATCTCGGTCCGGGCGTCCGAAACGGACATCGACGCCGGCGACGTCGACATCGCCGCCGTGAACGGCCCGGAGTCGGTGGTGCTTTCCGGCCCCGAAGACGCCGTCACCGCCGTCGCGGCGCGATTCCCCGGCGCCCGGCGGCTCAAGGTGTCCCACGCGTTCCACTCGCGCCTGATGGACCCGATGCTCGACGACTTCCGCGCGGTGGTCGCGAAACTCTCCTTCGCCGCGCCGCGGATCCCGGTGATCGCAGGCGGGGACGTCACCGATCCCGAGTACTGGGTCCGGCAGGTCCGCGACACCGTCCGCTTCGGCGACGCGGTCACCCGGCTCAGCGAGTCCGGCGTGACGCGGTTCGCCGAGCTGGGCCCGTCAGCTGTCCTTTCCGGACTGGTCACCGGCGCGATCCCCCTCGCGCGCAAGGACCAGGACGAGGACGCCGCCCTGATCGCCGGGCTCGCCGCGCTGCACGTCGCTGGTGGGACCGTCGACTGGGCGGCCGTGCACCCCGGTGCCCGTCCGGTCGACTTGCCCACCTACGCCTTCCAGCGCGAGCGCTACTGGCCCACGCTCACCCCGCGCACCGGCGACGCGGCCGGCCTCGGTCTCACCCCGGTGCGGCACCCGCTGCTCGGCGCCGCCCTCGACGTCGCCGCGAGCACCGAGACCGTGCTCACCGGCACCGTGTCCCCGGCCACCCAGCCGTGGCTCGCCGGCCGGACCTCGTTCCCCGGCACGGGCTTCCTCGAACTCGCCCTGCGCGCGGCCCGCAACCTCGGCTGCCCGGAGCTCGCCGAGTTCACCCTCACCGCACCGCTCGCCCTGGCCCCGAAGGACGTCGTCGCGCTGCAGGTCCGCGTCGGCCCCCCGGACACCGACGGCCGCCGCCCGGTCGACGTGCACTCCGCGAACGCCGCACTTTCACGTGAAAGTGCGCACCAGGGGGCCGCACTTTCACGTGAAAGTGCGGACTCCGGGGCGGGCTGGACGCACCACGCCAGTGGCGTTCTGGCTGCGGTCGCCGGTCCGGAACCCGCTGTCCTGGCCGAAGGTGCGTACCTGACCGATGTCACCCTTGACGGCGACGCGGGTGCGTTCGACCTCCACCCGCTCCTGCTCGCCGAAGCCCTCCGAGCCTGCGGCGCGGAAGCCGTTTCTTGGCGCGGGGTCTCGCTGCACGCGCGGGGGCTGACCCGGCTGCGGCTGCGCGTCGCCCCGCTCGGGGACACGACCGTCAGCCTCGCCCTGCTCGACTCCGCGGACCGGCCGGTGTTCGTCGCCGCCGAGGTCGGGTTCGGCAGCGCCGTCACCGAGATCGAAGCCGCGCCGGCCACCCCCGTGCGCGTCCCGGCGAGCCCGGTGGCCGGCGACTGGGCCGCGCTCGGCGAGGCCGACCGCGTCCGCGCGGCCGAAGACCTGGTCCGGACCACCGTCGCCGCCGTGCTCGGTCACGGCGACACCGGCGCGGTCGGCACCGGCGACCCGTTCACCGACCTCGGCTTCGACTCGATGATGTCGGTCGAGCTGCGCAACCGGCTCACCACCGCCACCGCCCTCGAGCTGCCGGCCACGCTCGTGTTCGACCACCCGACCCCGGCCGCCGTCGCGCGCCTGCTGCTGGCCGGGCTCTTCGGCGACGACGAACGCGCCGGCCCGGCCCGCCGGACCCGGGCGCGCACCGACGATCCCGTCGTCATCGTCGGGATGAGCTGCCGGTACCCGGGCGGCGTCCGTTCGCCCGATGACCTCTGGACGATGGTCGCGAACGGCCACGACGCGGTCGGCCCGTTCCCGCGCGACCGCGGCTGGGACCTCGCGACGCTCGCCGCGGGCGCGTCCGCCACCACCTACGGCGGCTTCCTCGACGGCATCGACCGCTTCGACGCCGCGTTCTTCGGCATCTCCCCGCGCGAAGCCCTCGCGATGGATCCGCAGCAGCGGCAGGTCCTGGAGACGTCGTGGGAAGCGCTGGAGGACGCCGGGATCGACCCGCTCGGCCTGCGCGCCACCCCGACCGGCGTGTTCGTCGGGACCAACGGCCAGGACTACGCGAGTGTGCTCGCGGGCAGCGACGCCGACGTCGGCGCGCACGCCGGGCTCGGCAACGCCGCCAGCGCGGTGTCCGGGCGGGTGTCCTATGTGCTCGGTCTCGAAGGCCCGTCGATGACCGTCGACACCGCGTGCTCCTCGTCGCTTGTCGCGTTGCACCTGGCGGCACAGGCCCTGCGGGCGGGGGAGTGCGAGCTGGCGCTCGTCGGCGGCGTGCTCGTGATGTCCAGCGCCAACTACTTCCTCGGCACCAGCCAGCAGGGCGGCCTCGCGCCGGACGGGCGCTGCAAGGCGTTCGCCGAAGCCGCCGACGGCACCGGCTGGGCCGAAGGCGTCGGGATGCTCGTCGTGGAACGGCTTTCCGACGCGCGCCGCAACGGGCACGAGGTCCTGGCCGTGGTGCGCGGTTCCGCGGTCAACTCCGACGGCGCGTCCAACGGCATCACCGCCCCCAACGGCCCGTCGCAGCGCCGGGTGATCCGGGCCGCGCTCGCCGACGCCGGACTGTCCACTTCGGACGTCGACGTCGTCGAGGCACACGGCACCGGGACGACGCTGGGCGACCCGATCGAAGCGCAAGCGCTGCTGGCAACTTACGGGCAGGACCGCGAAACACCGTTGCTGCTGGGCTCGTTCAAGTCCAACATCGGCCACACGCAGGCCGCCGCCGGGGTGGGCGGGGTGATCAAGGTCGTGCAGGCGATGCGGCACGGCCTGGTGCCGCCGACCCTGCACGTCGACGCGCCCTCGTCCCACGTGGACTGGACAGCCGGGTCGATCGACCTGGTCACCGAGGCGACGCCGTGGCCCGAGGTGGCCCGGCCGCGCCGCGCGGGCGTGTCGGCGTTCGGCGTCAGCGGGACCAACGCGCACGTCGTGCTCGAACAGGCTCCCGAAGCGCCCGCACCCGCCCCGGAACCCCCGGCCGCCGTGGTGCCGTGGGTGCTCTCGGCCCGCAGCCGGACCGCGCTGCACGCCCAGGCGGCCCGCCTGGCCGGGGCCGGGTCTCCGCTCGCCGCCACCGGGCTCGTCCTCGCCACCCGCCGGGCCGCGCTGGAGCACCGCGCGGTCGTCGTCGGGGCCGACGTCGAGGAGATGCGCTCGGCGCTGGCCGGAAACCTCGTCGAAGGCCTCGCGCAGGACGGTGGCACGGCGCTGCTGTGCACCGGCCAGGGTTCACAGCGGCCCGGCATGGGCCGCGGGCTGTACGACCGCTACCCGGTGTTCCGGGCGGCGTTCGACGAGGTCCGCGCCGAATTCGGCGACGAGCTGCGCGACGTCGTCTTCGGCGAGGACGCCGCTCTGCTGGACACCACCGGCTGGGCGCAGCCGGCGATCTTCGCCGTCGAAGTCGCGCTGCTGCGGCTGCTGGACGAGTGGGGAGTCCGGGCGGACCACCTGGCCGGGCACTCGATCGGTGAGATCGCCGCCGCCCACGCGGCCGGGGTGCTCTCGCTGACGGACGCGTGCACGCTCGTCGCGGCGCGGGCCCGGCTGATGCAGGACCTGCCCGGCGGCGGGGCGATGTTCGCCCTGCGCGCGAGCGCCGCCGACGTCGAGCCGCTGCTCGGCCCGGATGTTGCGCTCGCCGCCGTCAACGGGCCGTCGTCGGTGGTGGTCGCCGGGACCGAAGCCGCCGCGCTCGCGGTGGCCGAGCGGTTCGAGAAGGCCCGGCGGCTCACCGTCAGCCACGCCTTCCACTCGCCGCTGATGGAGCCGATGCTGGAGGACTTCGCCAAGGTCGTCGCCGGCCTCGACCTGCGGGTGCCGAAGCGGTCGCTGATCTCCGCGGTCACCGGGCGGCCGGAACGCGAGCTGTTCGCCACGGCCGAGTACTGGGTGGACCACGTGCGCCGGACCGTCCGCTTCGGCGACGTCGTCGCGGACCTGGCCGGGCGCGGGGTGACGCGGTTCGTCGAGGTCGGCCCGGACGCCGTGCTGTGCGGGATGGCCGCCGAGACCGTCGACGCCACGTTCGTGCCGCTGCTGCGGGCGGGCCGCGACGAGGAGACGACGATCGTCACCGCGCTGGGCCGGCTGCACGTCGACGGCCTCGCGATCGACTGGTCCCGGTTCTTCGCCGGGGTGGACGCGCGCGGCGTCCGGCTGCCGGCGTACCCGTTCGACGGCGAGCGGTTCTGGCCGGAGGCCTCGGTCCCGGCCACGCCGGTCGAGCCCGCGGACGGTTTCTGGGCGGCGCTGGAAGGCACGGACATCCCGGCGCTGGCCGCGGAACTCGGTGCCGACGCCGACGAGCTGGCCCGGGTCCTGCCCGCGCTTTCCGCGCACCGCAAGGGACACGTGGACCGGACCACGACGGACGGCTGGCGCTACCGCGTCGACTGGCAGCCGTTCGCGGGGACGGCCGCGCCGCGCCGCGAGGACTGGCTGATCGCGGTACCCGCGTCGCTCGACGGCGACGAGCGCGTCGAGGTGCTGGTCGACGTGCTGGGCGCGGACACGGTCCGGCTCGTCGTCGACGGCCCCGACCGCGCGAAGCTGGCGGAGCGGATCACGGCGCTGCTGGAGACTTTCCCGAGCCCGGCGGGCGTGTTGTCGTTGCTGGCGCTGGACGAGACACCGGCGCCGGACACGCCATCGGTACCGGGCGGGCTCGCCACGACGGCGGCTTTGGTGCAGGCCCTCGGCGACGCCGGGGTCGACGCGCCGCTGTGGTGCCTGACCACCGGCGCGGTCCGGACCGGTCCCGGGGACGCGGCGGGCAGCCTCGCGCAGGCCGCGGTCTGGGGCCTCGGCCGGGTGGCGGCGATGGAGTACCCCGGCCGATGGGGCGGGCTCATCGACGTGCCCGCGGACTTCGAGCCCCGCGCGCTGACCCGCCTGCCGGCCACGCTCGCGGCGGCGGGGGAGGAGGACCAGATCGCCGTGCGCGCGAACGGCGCGCTGGTCCGGCGGCTGGTGCCCGACCCGACCGGAGCCTCCACCGGGCGCCTGGGCGAGGTGCCCGCCGACGGCACGGTGCTCGTGACCGGCGGTACCGGCGCTCTCGGGGGCAAGCTCGCGCACTGGCTCGCCGAGTCCGGTGCAGGCCACATCGTGCTGACCAGCCGCCGCGGGCCCGACGCGCCCGGTGCCCGCGAACTGGCGGACGAGCTGACCGCTGCGGGCGCCCGCGTGACCGTCGCCGCCTGCGACGTCTCCGACCGGGACGCGGTGCGAGCTCTCATCGAAAGCCTGCCCGCGGAGTTCCCGCTGCGCGGGGTCGTCCACGCCGCGGGCGTGCTCGACGACTGCGTGGTCGACGCCGTCGACCCGAGCCGGTTCGAAACGGTCCTGCGGCCCAAGACCACCGCCGCCGTGAACCTGCACGAATTGACGAAGGACCTCAGCCTCTTCGTGCTCTTCGCCTCCATCGCCGGCACCGTCGGCGGACCGGGTCAGGGCAGCTACGCCGCCGCGAACGCCGTGCTCGACGCCCTCGCCGAACAGCGGGCCGCCGCCGGGCTGCCCGCGCTGTCGGTCGCCTGGGGTGCCTGGGGCGAGGTCGGCATGGCGGCCGACCCGGCCATCCAGGAACGCATGCGCCGCAGCGGGGCCGCCGCTCTCGCACCCCGACGGGCGCTCCTCGCCCTCGGGGAGGCACTCCGCCGCGGGGACACCTCCGTCACCGTCGCCGACATCGACTGGACGCGGTACGCGCCCGGCATGGCGCTCATGCGGACCACCCACCTCCTCGACGGTGTCCCCACCGCCCGCGCGGCCATCGAAGCCGCCGGGAGAGCACCGGAGACCGCCGAGGAACCGCTGGCCGAACAGCTGGCCGGGATGCCGGAACCCGAGCGCGTCAGCACGCTGTCGAAGGCGGTGCGGTCGGCCGCCGCGATGATCCTCGGGCACGCCTCGGGGGACGCGATCGAGCCCGAGGCGAAGTTCGGGCTGCTCGGCTTCGACTCGCTGAGCGCGGTCGAGTTCCGCAACCTGCTGGCCCGGCGGACCGGGCTGAACCTGCCGCAGGGCCTGGTCTTCGACCACCCGACGCCACTCGCGCTCGCGCAGTACCTGCGGGCCGAGCTGGTGCCGGCCGACCGGCCCGCGGCCGATCCACTGGACGCCGAGCTGGCCGGCCTGGAACGGGCGATGGCGGCCGGCGGCCTCGACGAAACCCGCCGGGACGCCGTGTCCCGGCGGCTGCACCGGCTGCTCGACGGGCTGCGGCCGGAGCGCACGGACGGCGAAGACGTCTTGGCGGCTTCGGACGACGAAATGTTCGACCTGCTCGGCAAGGAGTTCGGGATCTCGTGA